A portion of the Parasedimentitalea marina genome contains these proteins:
- a CDS encoding DNA alkylation repair protein, whose protein sequence is MSDTHFLFLGQLRALANAERAAGMSSYHKIKREYLGLTNPQVNDLTKEWRQEMTVDERVEVADGLWQTDIFEARLAATKLLTQARIRPDDAVWDVLQSWVPDFDSWAMADHACAAIQKRLIADPSRLDTVETWTTSENLWTRRAALVATLPWTKQNNPKPEELACRERILGWVATYALDQKWFIQKSVAWWLRDLSKHDAQRVQVFLAEHGEHLKNFARKEAAKYLA, encoded by the coding sequence ATGAGCGACACACATTTCCTATTCCTTGGACAATTGCGCGCCCTGGCCAATGCCGAACGTGCGGCAGGCATGTCCAGCTACCACAAGATCAAGCGTGAATACTTGGGCCTGACCAATCCGCAGGTCAACGACCTGACCAAGGAATGGCGTCAGGAGATGACAGTGGACGAACGCGTCGAGGTGGCTGATGGCCTCTGGCAGACCGACATATTCGAGGCACGGTTGGCGGCCACCAAGCTGCTGACACAGGCGCGCATCCGCCCTGATGATGCGGTTTGGGACGTCCTGCAAAGCTGGGTGCCCGATTTTGACAGCTGGGCAATGGCCGATCATGCCTGCGCCGCGATCCAAAAGCGCCTGATCGCTGATCCGTCCCGGCTCGACACGGTTGAAACCTGGACCACATCCGAAAACCTGTGGACACGGCGTGCAGCTTTGGTCGCCACCCTGCCTTGGACCAAACAGAACAACCCAAAACCCGAAGAACTAGCTTGCCGCGAGCGCATTCTGGGCTGGGTTGCCACCTATGCGCTGGACCAGAAATGGTTCATCCAGAAATCCGTCGCCTGGTGGCTGCGCGATCTCTCCAAACACGATGCACAGCGGGTGCAGGTGTTTTTGGCAGAGCATGGCGAGCACTTGAAAAACTTCGCCCGCAAAGAAGCGGCCAAGTATCTGGCCTGA